A DNA window from Eriocheir sinensis breed Jianghai 21 unplaced genomic scaffold, ASM2467909v1 Scaffold1562, whole genome shotgun sequence contains the following coding sequences:
- the LOC126990338 gene encoding phenoloxidase-activating factor 2-like isoform X1 gives MFPSRWGEVFVVLGVVVEVMAVPSQYSPSFDFSSVTFVRQRRQLEDTINSESLICLLLASDDGKSCNSSPENPPSPLKAPPLPVSLPPAKPQPPAPLCRCVPHWQCKDNKLVTDVKGDSLSSFALDLRSNLGCDNPEELCCVEVDVSATPPTVPPVIPLCGERNDLGVGNTFIGFEDQQSQFGEFPWTAAIISSGGSVSPDKPLFVCGGSLIHPQVVLTAAHTLLDSYTADQLKVRLGEWNLAGKTEAVPHQEIQVKEVLLHPDYHKVKQHYDVALLVLDQPAVLGATVNTICLPSKLEEYVSDDCVVSGWGKKDFDKKSRFQEVMKKVSLPVVDHAQCQAALQGTRLGPSFTLHDSFLCAGGQKEGQDACTGDGGSPLACRLQSDARRYVQVGVVAWGIGCGTLGVPGVYADVLKARPWIDQVINEKFVNAGGPKLELPIDVRSSLGK, from the exons ATGTTTCCCTCGAGATGGGGAGAAGTGTTTGTAGTGTtgggcgtggtggtggaggtgatggccgTCCCCAGCCAATATTCCCCTTCCTTTGATTTCTCCTCCGTGACCTTCGTGAGACAGAGGAGGCAGTTAGAAGATACAATAAATTCTGAGTCATTGATTTGTTTGCTTTTGGCAAGCGATGATGGTAAATCCTGTAACTCTTCCCCTGAgaatcccccttcacccctcaaaGCACCCCCATTACCCGTGAGCCTGCCTCCCGCAAAGCCACAGCCACCAGCGCCTCTCTGCCGCTGCGTCCCCCACTGGCAGTGCAAGGACAACAAGTTAGTCACAG ACGTAAAAGGCGATAGTCTCTCGTCCTTCGCCTTGGACCTGCGAAGTAACCTTGGCTGCGACAACCCCGAAGAGCTGTGTTGTGTGGAGGTGGATGTCAGCGCCACGCCCCCTACCGTGCCGCCCGTCATCCCCCTTTGCGGCGAGAGGAACGACCTGGGTGTCGGTAATACCTTTATTGGCTTCGAG GACCAACAGTCTCAGTTCGGAGAGTTTCCTTGGACCGCTGCCATCATCTCCTCTGGCGGCTCTGTTTCGCCTGATAAGCCTCTCTTCGTTTGCGGAGGATCCCTGATTCACCCACAGGTGGTCCTCACCGCAGCACACACCTTGctcga CAGCTACACTGCTGACCAACTGAAGGTTCGTCTCGGGGAGTGGAACTTGGCGGGGAAGACGGAGGCGGTGCCTCACCAGGAGATTCAAGTGAAGGAGGTGCTGCTCCACCCCGACTACCACAAGGTGAAGCAACACTACGACGTGGCGCTGCTGGTGCTGGACCAACCCGCGGTGCTCGGCGCCACTGTTAACACCATCTGCCTTCCGTCCAAACTTGAGGAGTACGTGAGCGATGATTGCGTCGTCTCTGGCTGGGGTAAAAAGGACTTTGACAAGAAAAGCAGATTCCAAGAG GTGATGAAGAAGGTGTCGCTGCCCGTGGTGGACCACGCCCAGTGCCAGGCCGCCCTGCAGGGCACGCGCCTGGGGCCTAGCTTCACCCTGCACGACAGCTTCCTCTGCGCCGGGGGGCAGAAGGAGGGTCAGGACGCCTGCACGGGGGACGGCGGCTCCCCCCTGGCGTGTCGCCTGCAGAGTGACGCCCGACGCTACGTgcag GTGGGCGTGGTGGCGTGGGGCATCGGGTGTGGGACCCTCGGCGTGCCTGGGGTGTACGCAGACGTGCTGAAGGCGCGGCCCTGGATCGACCAGGTTATCAACGAGAAGTTTGTCAACGCCGGGGGGCCGAAGTTAGAGTTGCCGATTGATGTGCGGTCCTCCCTAGGAAAGTGA
- the LOC126990338 gene encoding phenoloxidase-activating factor 2-like isoform X2 — translation MFPSRWGEVFVVLGVVVEVMAVPSQYSPSFDFSSVTFVRQRRQLEDTINSESLICLLLASDDGKSCNSSPENPPSPLKAPPLPVSLPPAKPQPPAPLCRCVPHWQCKDNKLVTDVKGDSLSSFALDLRSNLGCDNPEELCCVEVDVSATPPTVPPVIPLCGERNDLGVGNTFIGFEDQQSQFGEFPWTAAIISSGGSVSPDKPLFVCGGSLIHPQVVLTAAHTLLDYTADQLKVRLGEWNLAGKTEAVPHQEIQVKEVLLHPDYHKVKQHYDVALLVLDQPAVLGATVNTICLPSKLEEYVSDDCVVSGWGKKDFDKKSRFQEVMKKVSLPVVDHAQCQAALQGTRLGPSFTLHDSFLCAGGQKEGQDACTGDGGSPLACRLQSDARRYVQVGVVAWGIGCGTLGVPGVYADVLKARPWIDQVINEKFVNAGGPKLELPIDVRSSLGK, via the exons ATGTTTCCCTCGAGATGGGGAGAAGTGTTTGTAGTGTtgggcgtggtggtggaggtgatggccgTCCCCAGCCAATATTCCCCTTCCTTTGATTTCTCCTCCGTGACCTTCGTGAGACAGAGGAGGCAGTTAGAAGATACAATAAATTCTGAGTCATTGATTTGTTTGCTTTTGGCAAGCGATGATGGTAAATCCTGTAACTCTTCCCCTGAgaatcccccttcacccctcaaaGCACCCCCATTACCCGTGAGCCTGCCTCCCGCAAAGCCACAGCCACCAGCGCCTCTCTGCCGCTGCGTCCCCCACTGGCAGTGCAAGGACAACAAGTTAGTCACAG ACGTAAAAGGCGATAGTCTCTCGTCCTTCGCCTTGGACCTGCGAAGTAACCTTGGCTGCGACAACCCCGAAGAGCTGTGTTGTGTGGAGGTGGATGTCAGCGCCACGCCCCCTACCGTGCCGCCCGTCATCCCCCTTTGCGGCGAGAGGAACGACCTGGGTGTCGGTAATACCTTTATTGGCTTCGAG GACCAACAGTCTCAGTTCGGAGAGTTTCCTTGGACCGCTGCCATCATCTCCTCTGGCGGCTCTGTTTCGCCTGATAAGCCTCTCTTCGTTTGCGGAGGATCCCTGATTCACCCACAGGTGGTCCTCACCGCAGCACACACCTTGctcga CTACACTGCTGACCAACTGAAGGTTCGTCTCGGGGAGTGGAACTTGGCGGGGAAGACGGAGGCGGTGCCTCACCAGGAGATTCAAGTGAAGGAGGTGCTGCTCCACCCCGACTACCACAAGGTGAAGCAACACTACGACGTGGCGCTGCTGGTGCTGGACCAACCCGCGGTGCTCGGCGCCACTGTTAACACCATCTGCCTTCCGTCCAAACTTGAGGAGTACGTGAGCGATGATTGCGTCGTCTCTGGCTGGGGTAAAAAGGACTTTGACAAGAAAAGCAGATTCCAAGAG GTGATGAAGAAGGTGTCGCTGCCCGTGGTGGACCACGCCCAGTGCCAGGCCGCCCTGCAGGGCACGCGCCTGGGGCCTAGCTTCACCCTGCACGACAGCTTCCTCTGCGCCGGGGGGCAGAAGGAGGGTCAGGACGCCTGCACGGGGGACGGCGGCTCCCCCCTGGCGTGTCGCCTGCAGAGTGACGCCCGACGCTACGTgcag GTGGGCGTGGTGGCGTGGGGCATCGGGTGTGGGACCCTCGGCGTGCCTGGGGTGTACGCAGACGTGCTGAAGGCGCGGCCCTGGATCGACCAGGTTATCAACGAGAAGTTTGTCAACGCCGGGGGGCCGAAGTTAGAGTTGCCGATTGATGTGCGGTCCTCCCTAGGAAAGTGA